One genomic segment of Methanofollis sp. includes these proteins:
- a CDS encoding radical SAM protein produces the protein MQQESGVSPDAVSLSQGCVLCHQGAKMVLFVTGRCHRTCWYCPLSRERKGLDVVYANDRKVSSPADAIAEAEKMSALGTGVTGGEPLIELDRVVEYCRALKEHFGPGHQIHLYTGLAPDEAMLRRLQG, from the coding sequence AGGAGTCGGGAGTATCCCCGGACGCGGTATCCCTCTCGCAGGGGTGCGTCCTCTGCCACCAGGGCGCAAAGATGGTCCTCTTCGTGACCGGCCGGTGCCACCGCACATGCTGGTACTGCCCGCTCTCCCGCGAGAGGAAGGGCCTCGACGTGGTGTACGCAAACGACCGGAAGGTCTCGTCGCCCGCCGACGCCATCGCCGAGGCCGAGAAGATGAGCGCGCTCGGAACCGGGGTCACCGGCGGGGAGCCGCTGATCGAGCTCGACCGGGTGGTGGAGTACTGCCGGGCTCTCAAGGAGCACTTCGGCCCCGGCCACCAGATCCACCTCTACACCGGCCTCGCGCCCGACGAGGCCATGCTCCGGCGGCTGCAGGGA